One genomic window of Polyangiaceae bacterium includes the following:
- a CDS encoding helix-turn-helix transcriptional regulator — protein MKLSPDEVRAVRVALRKMKRAFGSFHVLAAKIGISANTLRRLVNPNRTPPTGTFAIRLAAVAGVPVEVLLGGKVIVTAPIIGRAA, from the coding sequence TTGAAGCTCTCGCCTGATGAGGTCCGCGCCGTACGCGTCGCGCTCAGGAAGATGAAGCGCGCGTTCGGGAGCTTCCACGTACTCGCCGCGAAGATCGGGATCTCCGCGAACACGCTCCGACGCCTCGTGAACCCGAACAGAACGCCGCCTACGGGGACCTTCGCGATCCGTCTCGCCGCGGTCGCGGGAGTACCCGTAGAGGTCCTTTTAGGCGGAAAGGTCATCGTCACCGCGCCGATCATCGGGAGGGCAGCATGA